The genomic region AATCATTGAATGCAGATACCTGTTTTTGTGGCGGAGCCTGGAGCTTTAATTAATTGTTATAATACCTTGTAATGAAGATTAAGAATATACTAGCCGCGGAGATACTGGACTCGAGGGGAAACCCAACCGTTGAGGCTGTGGTAGAACTTGAATCTGGCGCAAAAGGGTGGGCAGCCGTTCCTTCTGGGGCATCTACAGGAACCTACGAAGCATTAGAGTTGCGTGATGGGGATATGACTAGATATGGAGGAAAAGGAGTATTGCGGGCGGTTGAAAATGTGCAAGGATCTATTGCTAAATCTCTACAAGGCAAAGATGTTACAGACCAAAGATATATTGACAAGGTTTTACTTGATCTAGACGGGACAGAGAATAAATCTAACTTAGGTGCTAATGCGATCTTAGCTGCATCTTTAGCTTGCGCAAGAGCTGGAGCAGTGTTTCAAGATAAGCCGTTGTATAGATATTTGCGAGAGACCTATTGGGGAAATAAGCAAGACTGGATATTACCAATCCCGATGCTTAATGTTTTAAATGGGGGAAAACATGCGTTTGGCTCTGTAGATATGCAAGAATTTATGATATTTCCAATAGGTGCAGAGAGTTTTTCGGAGGGTTTACGTTGGGGGGCGGAGGTGTTTCATGTATTAAAGAAAATTCTTCAAGATAAAGGTCTATCTGTAGGTGTAGGAGACGAAGGAGGCTTTATGCCTAAATTAAGATCTAACAAGACAGCTCTGGAATTTTTAATAAACGCAATAGAAGTTGCTGGATATAAGCCAGGAAAACAGGTATCTTTAGCAATAGATCCAGCTGCTTCTGAATTTTATAGAGACAACAAGTATATTTTAAGTGTCGAGGACCAGGTCCTCGATACGAAAGAAATGGTCGAGTTGTATACAAATTGGAGTAGAGAGTATCCCATAATATCGATGGAGGATATATTTGCGGAAGATGATTGGGAAGGATTTTCTGCTATAACAGCAAAGATTGGAGATAAAGTTCAGATTGTAGGAGACGATTTGTTTGTAACTAATGTTAAACGTCTTAAAGAAGGAATTGAGAAAAAAGCAGCTAATTCAATCTTAATTAAGGTTAACCAGATTGGCACATTATCAGAAACTGTTGATGCTATTAATATGGCAGTGGAAAATGGAATGTCAGCAATAATATCTCATCGTTCAGGTGAAACTGAAGACTCATTTATTGCAGATTTAGTTGTAGCAGCTAATACTGGACAGATAAAAACTGGTGCACCCAATCGTAGTGAGCGAGTTGTTAAATATAATAGACTTTTACAAATTGAAAGAGAATTAGCTGGAAAATCTAGGTTGGCCAAATTTCCGTATTAGTAGTTTTAGTTAAATAATTTGTTTTCAACCATTGTCACAATTGAATCGAGGGATGTATCCATTTTTGTTATATAGTCTCGTATTTCATAAAGCTCTGCAGCTTCAGCAAAGTTTGTCATCACGATGGTAGGCGTGTTGCTAAAGTCTGTATTGCTCAGTTTTATTAGAAATTCACCGCCATCCATAATCGGCATTATTATATCTACAATAATTAGATCAATCATTGTAGTTGGTAGTAACTCAAGAGCATCTTTTCCGTTTCCTGCAACAGAAACGAGGTAGCCACTGTGTCTTAGTTTTTCGGCTAATACAATTTGCCCTAGGTTTCCATCGTCTACAATAAGTATGTGTTTTTGCATTATGCAGATTAGTATTACATATCTTATATGTATTAGTCAATAGTGGCTGTTGACATGGATGTAAGAATTATGTATATTTTAGATGTGTATTATTGTGTTTTACAAAAACTCGTGGGAATAGGGTTTGCAGTATATTTTGCAGTAGTTCTTGTAACTTTTGGCTATGCTGCGGAGACGAAGCTTAAAGTTAGCGTAGAGTCTGGATCGCTGTCTTTAACATCACCAGATGAGGCTAGCTTGTCAGGAGTTTCTCTGGAGAGTGAGACTAAAGTTGTACAAGGATTATTGGGGGCAATTAAAATAATAGACAATAGAGGTTCGGGTGTTGGGTGGAGTGTTACAGCGTCAGTTTCAGATTTTTCATGCTGTGATGGGAAGTATACGATTCCTGTATCATATCTTACTATTAAACCAGGAAAATTTACAACGGGAGGCAATAGCGAAGGTGTTAAGTCTGGTGCTACCAAAATTGTAGGAGATTCTAGTGAAGTTATAACACTTATGTCTGCAAATAATGGATCAGGTATGGGGGCTTATGAAATTAATCCAACAATTGAGCTAAAAATTCCCTCGGATGCTTTGGCTGGGAACTATACGGCTGTAATAAGTATTACAGTTATATAATTTTATGAAAAGATATCTATATCTAGCTTTTTCTGTGGTTTTTGTTTTTTTGTCGCTTGGTAATTCTAAAACTGCTTATTCTGCTGAGACGAGTGTTGTTGGTATTTATCCTGCGGCGTTTCGAGATGATGAACCTACAAGTCGTGCATGGTTTCAGCTTGATCTAAAACCAGGAGAAACTTATCGTTCAAGTGTAGTTGTTTGGAATAAAGGTCAAAAGAAGACCTCTTTTGCCCTATACAGTGTTGATGCAACTACGTCTACAGATGGTGCATTTGGAGTCTCAAAGAAGGGCATGATTGATGATTTAGGTGGTTGGATTGATCTGGATAGTTCAAGTATCACACTGCTACCAAGTGAAAAACGTGAAATAGGATTTAGTGTAGGCGTTCCGGAAAATGCAGCCCCTGGAAGTCATGCTGCAGGATTAATGGTTGAATCTGACGAAGATACTTCAAATAACAGTGGTATACATTTTGTTTCACGGGTTGGGGTTAGAGTATATGTGGTGGTTGAAGGAGAAATAATTGAAAAAATCGAGTTAGGAAAACCTGTATTTGACAATATATTTCACTCAAGAGAAATAGTATTTCCAATTATAAATTCTGGAAATATCGAACAATATTTTAATATTGAGGGAAATGTTGTTGGTTTTAATAAAGTTGGTAAGTTAGCATTTTCTCAAGAAAAAGTTGTATTGGCTGGTAAAAATTCAAGTTTAGATTTACCTGTGGACATTGTTCTTCCAATCTTTGCAAACCTTAACATAAGGTATGGTGTTGATGTCAATAATCTTTCTCATGACTCTACAAAGTATGTTTATGGATTTGGTTTGATACCTTTTGTTCTGGTGTTGTCTTTATTTATGATATTTCTAACTCGAATGCTTAATAGGACTTGATGGGACGGAACATCATAACTAAATTACCTTTCTTTGTGGTTGTTGTCATAATCTTAACTTTTGTTACAATTCCATATTTAAAAGATTCAGACGCGTATATTGGCGAGGTTAAAGGTCTGGCTGCAAGTTTAATTAAGGATATTCCTATAAAGCAACTTCAGTCGCTCGATCTTGGTATTGTTTATGATGGTGCTAAAAATGTTACTTCAGATTTACCAACCAATATACAAGACTTAAGAAAAGCTTATAGTCAGGTAAAAAAAATTACTGATGATATTGAGCAAGCTGTTGGTAATTCTAAATCGGAGGAGCTGCGTCTTATATCCCCTCGTCAAATTGAACTTGAAGGATTTATAGTTGGATCAGGCGTGACGAAGTCTAATATAAATACTCAAGAATTTGAGGTTGTTGATACAAGAAGCAACCCGGAAGGATGGAGTCTTGTTTTAACAGTGCTTGAACTGATTGGTAATAAGACTGTGATTTCAACTCAAAGCGCAAAGCTTATTCTAGTAAATTTATCAAAGGAAAACCAGGCCAAACTAGACGTAAAACCAGGCAATCCATTGGTTGTCACGTATCTACAACAAAAAGAAAATTATGATAAAAGATTTACAATATCTCTTGAACTAATACTTGATTTGCCTAGTCAGATGTATTATGGGGAGTATAATGGTATTATTCAATCTGATCTAAAATCTTTGTAAGCTGAAACTTGATGATATCATATGTTGAACGTATAATGTTTTATAGTCTTATAGATTTGGAGAATCTCTCAATTGTTTATGGTGAGTAGGAATTGTGGTTTTAGACGATGATGAGCAAATATATACAAGGTAAGAATGTTAATTATATGATTTCTGAGATTTGTAAAATGGTGTGTAAAAAGGTTGAAGGTAAACTTACGGTTGTTGGAATTAAAACTGGAGGTGAATATATATCAAAGATATTTGCAGACATGGTTCAAGATCAAGGTAGGCTTCAATCGCATTTTAATATTGAACTAGATAAGCAGTCTGAATTGATTATAGAAGGAGCGGATCTTCTTGTGAACGATAAATCTACTTATATCATTTTGGATGATGCTATTTGGTCTGAGAGAACAAAGAGAATAGTGGAAAGTGAACTTAAATTAAGACATATTAAAAAAGTTAAATACGCTGTTATACTAGATCCGTATAAAAAAGCAGACTTTTCTTTATATTCTTGAGGTTAATGTGTTTTTTTATGCTCCCGAAGTAGGTTACGGATAAATGTCGATTTTGTTGTTCCTTGTTCTTTTGATACTTTGTTTAAGTAATTTAGTAGATTAGGGTCAATAAAAAAGTTGAATCTCTTATCTGATTTTCTTTTTACTTCTGATGTGGCTTTTTTGATTACTTCGTTTATATTATTATTCTTGTAATTGAAAACTATCATTTTTTCTACCTGTGTATTGATTAAAAAATGTGGCGTATTCGTTTCAAAGTAGAGGATAACTGTTGGTTTATTCAGGTCGATTGACAGTTGAATCATATACCCTATTGATAAACTAGGCAGTGAACACTCGAATACTGTAAAATCTGCTTTTCTGATTAGTGAAACGTTGCTTGCGTAATAGTCGTTATATCCTTTAATACCCTTTTTTTCTAGTTCTATATAAAAATCTTTGGATTTTATTTTAAGAAATGAGGTTTCCAGGTGCTTATGTCCTTGTTTTTCAATAACATCATATATTTTCTCATACTGCTGCTGAAAATATTTTTTTCCTCTTTGGGAGGCGGTGAAGAAGACTTTCATACTATGATGCTAAGTATATCTAAAAACTATCTATAGGTCAATGAGGGAAAGAACAAAGTTAATTATTCTACTAAAGAGAGATTCAAGATTATGATCGGCTTGCTGAATGAAGTTTATGGCTTGTTTAGGGGCTTCTAATGCTTTGATAATGCCAGTTTGAATTTCTTTTCTAGGTATTAAATCGTGAGTTAGTATCTCTATCTCTAATAGACCTGAATCTGGTGTGGCTAGACAGCGATACTTAGTACTTGAGGTACTACATTTATTTGACTGCTTGTAACTTCCGCCACTAGTTGTTGTGACAGTGGCGACGAGGTGGTATGTGGATTTTGCATCCAGATCTGCAAACAAAAATGGCATAAAGAAGCCAGATACTCTTTCCTGTTGAGCCAAAGGTGTTTTACTACCTGATTTATATATTTCAACCTTAATATTTTCAATCTCTGCATTGTTCTGGTTTACTACGATAACTTGACCGTATGCTTGAAAGGCAGATTGTTGGGGAAAAATGTCAGGTGTTGAGTCTGGTAGTTGAGGAGTATTGGTTGGAGTATTTGTTGGGCGAAAGACAAATTGACGTAATGAGTATTTTTTTGTAGGAACTGGTGGTGCGGGAGTGTTGGTAGGAGCTGGAGATAGTCTGGGAGGTATAGTGGGCCGAATGGAGGGAGGTGGGTTGTCTGCATGGCGAGTCGGTGTTGGTGTTGATCCGGCTGGGGTTGTAGGAGTCGGACCCGTTGGCCTGTTTGTTGGAGTGGCAGTTGGTTGAGGAGCTGTTCCAAGACGAGTTTCTATAGCGACAGGTTGAACATTACCGCAATATTCATTAAAGGCATGACCACATTGGCAACTATCTCCACATTCAGCGTCTGATGCTCCTCGGGATATAGCTGTATTGCATTGACTGGGTGCGCACCAAAGTCTTTCCCAATAACCAATACATTTAGTAAACTGTCCAGTACGGGCAACTTCATAACAACAAGCTGGGACATATCCTGCGCAGCCTTTATCTGCTCGCCCTCCTGGTCCATCTCCCATACATGATTGTGGATTGGGTGCTTTGCTATCTATGTTTAACTCATCGTATCCATAACCACCGCAATAAGGAGCGCGACTGCATATTTGCTCTCCAGGTATTTCATAGTATCCATTTTTACAATAAGGTTCGAGGTTTGTTTCTGCGGATACGAAGGTAGTTATGAAAAGAAAGCTGGTGGATAAGATTATTAGCAATATTTTTCGCATGGTTTAAGTATAGGCATAATACTCGCTTAAGGCAAGGCCATTCATTGCATGAAAGGCCTCGCTTTGTCTTGTTCGCTTCGTGTATAATAAATTTATGTGGTTCTTTATAAAGAAGGGTATAGTTGTTTCTGGGGTGGCGGGGATCTGCCTTGGCTTTGCATATTTGGTTGAAAGTTACTATGTACAAAGTGAAACAAAGTTAGTTGATTTTATATTGATTCCTCTAGATTTTGTTAATAAAATATCTGCTTGATGTTATTTAAATTACAAAAATATGTTTTTGATGAAAAAGATGCTTTTTTGGTTCTTTTTGGTTCATTTTTATTAGGGAGTAATCTATTTACTATTTCAACTGCTCCGTTTAGATTTGACTCATTAGTTACACTGTTTTTGTTTTTATTGGTGAGCAGGATAACAAGTGCACATTTACAGTCATTTACGTTTTATGCAGTGATACTTATAGGACTGTATGCATCAATATTACTATCTCCTGCCACTTTGGCTCTCTTTTATCTAATATTCTTATTAGCACTTCGTAAATTATTTCTAATGTGAATAATACTTCTATTCGCGCAATAGCCATATTAGCGGGAACCACAATTGGAGCGGGTATCTTTGCAGTGCCTTACGCAATAGCTCAAATTGGCTTTATTCCAGGACTCCTGTATTTATTAGTAATTGGAGGCTTGATGATTTTGCTAAATTTGATGTATGGAGAGATTGTTTTGCGGACCAAAGGTGATCATCAACTCACGGGCTATAGTCAGATATATTTTGGTAAAAAAGGCAAGATGATCGCTACATTGGTAATGTTGGTAGGCCTGTATGGAGCACTGCTGGCATACTTAATTCAGATTGGAGTGTTTGCCTACGGGTTGCTTGGAGTTGGTTCACCACTGATCTGGAGCATGGTCTTTTTTAGTATGATAAGTCTCGCGGTGTTAAAGGGAGTGCGTTTTGTAGCTAAGCTCGAAACTCTACTTCTTGGAGGCTTGTTATTGCTGCTTTTAATGTTGCTAGGTGGTTCATTAGTGAGACTTAATCTGGACAATTTTACAGGGTTTAACCCTGTAAACATCTTTTTACCATTTGGTGTTTTATTATTTGCTTTGACAGGTGCAACTGTAATTCCAGAAGTTGAGGAGTTAATGCGTCGACAGCATTCAAGATTAAAACAAGTCATCTTTATTGGAAGTTTTATTCCATTGGTGGTGTATTTTTTGTTTGCATTTGCTGTAGTTGGGGTAAGTGGTTTGGGAACCAGTCAAGATGCAATAACTGGCTTAGCGGGGCTATTGCCACAGGGAATAGTTGCGGGTGGGGCACTATTGGGAATAGTAACTATGGGAGGCTCTTTTTTAACCTTGGCATATATCTTAAGAGAAGTATGGTACAGAGACTATCATTGCAATAGATTCACTTCTTGGAGTTTGGCAGTTTTTCCTCCTCTTTTATTATTTTTTGTTGGCTTTGCTTCTTTTTTTCAGGTTTTACAGATTACCGGAGCCCTTACTGGTGGAATGACGGGAATACTAATTGGCAGTTTATATCTTAAAGCTCTAAAATCTAAAGATTGGACATCTGCATATAGTCTTAAGTTGCCTAAGGTAGTTGTCTTGGTTATTATTTTGGTCTTTGCTTTGGGAGTTTTTACTGGTTTCTAGGTCAGTCTAGGTCAGCAAAGTCATCTTTAATTTCTGTAATTTCATTCTCAATCGATGTTATGCGGTTTTTTAGCTCTTTTGCTAACTTAAGGCCGCGCTTAAATAAAGGAATTCCTTCTTCTAAGTTGATTTCTTCGTTCTCGAATTTTGAAGTTATCTGCTCTAGCTCGGCAAAATCTTCAGATAGTTTAGATGGCTTAGTTATTTTATTCATTCAATTTTTATGACTGTCGAGTGTATTTTACCATCTGCAACTATAGTGTACATATTTTCATTACTTTTTAACTGAGACTTGCTGCGTAATATTTTCTTATCTTTGGTGTATGCAATACTGTAGCCCTTTGCAAGGAGATTTCGGTAGTCAAGATTTTGTAATATGCGAATAAGAGTTTCTAGCTGTTGGCTCTTTAATACTAATTTGTGTTTAAAGTTTGCATACTGATTAGTAAAGTTTACTATGTGCTTTTGCATACGGAATAGATATTGGTCGACGTGATTCTTAAGTTGAGAGATGGACTGGAACACTCGTCTTTTTGATTCACTAATAATGTCATTTAATCCTAATTCAATTAATCGTGCTTGACTTTGAATGTGCGTAAGTAGTTCTGATCGCTGGCGTACGATTAATTCTGCGGCATTGGAAGGAGTTGACGCACGAAGATCCGCAGCAAGATCTGACAAGCTAATATCCTCTTCGTGACCTACTGCACAAACTACGGGGATCTTGGAAGTAAATACAGCTCGCACAACAGCTTCATCATTAAATGACACTAAATCTTCTAAGTTTCCTCCGCCACGAGTAAGCACTAATAAGTCTAAATTAAGATTGTTCTGGTTAAAATATGTAAAAGCACGAATAATACTTTGAGTGGAATCAGCTCCCTGCACGGAAACTGGATAAAAATATATCTTAAGTCCACCCATGCGCTCAAGCAGAATTTTAGCAAAATCTGAGTAAGCACGAGAACCTTTGGCTGTGATAAGTCCAATTCTTTCAGGAAATTCTGGAAGTTGGCGTTTACGATTTGGATCAAATAATCCTTCTTTCTCTAAGCGTTGTTTTAATTTTTCAAAAGCAAGAGCAAGCGCGCCAGTCCCTGAGGGACTAATCTGGTTAGCAAAAATACTAAAACGGCCTGATTTTTGATATAACCTGGGAGTACCGATAATTTGAACAACCATCCCTTCTTCAAGTTCTCGATGATTACTAATGTTATATATGGTCCCAAACACCTCGACAGTTGCTGCGTTGTCTTTAATAGTTAAAAATATCCATTTATTTTGACTAATTCTAAACTGACTAATCTCTCCCTTGACGTTAACCTCGCCCATGGTTGAGAGATAGACATTGATTAGCTCGTTAAATTCTGAGACCGAGAGCACTCCTTTGTTTTCCACCTTCATATTGTAACAAAGTGTTATGATTATGGACATGGTGAAGGATAAATACAGCGCGGTGTGGGTATCGCATTCCTCTATTGGTAATTTTTTACAGTGTCCCCGAGCTTATTATTTGAATAATGTTTATAAAGATCCAGATACGGGTCATAAGATAGTTCTCATGAATCCCAGTCTGGCACTTGGCCAGGCAGTACATACTGTGCTTGAGGAGTTATCTGCTCTACCAGTGAAGGAGCGCTTTCGTGACTCATTGGTCGATAAATATGATATGGCTTGGAATACGGTGACTGGAGAGCTTGGAGGATTTATGGACAAAAAAGAAGAGCAAGAATATAAGAAGAGAGGAATAGAGATGCTGAAAAGAGTTGAAAAAAACCCAGGTCCTCTTGGTAAACTAGCAGTAAAGATTAAGCGTGACTTGCCATATTATTGGTTGTCTGAGGAAGAGAATATTATTCTTTGCGGCAAAGTTGATTGGCTAGAGTATTTGCCAGAGACGAACTCAGTTCACATCATAGATTTTAAAACAGGAAAAAATATGGAAGATGGTAAATCATTGCAGTTGCCTATTTATTTACTATTAGTACATAATTGCCAGAAGCACAAAGTTACTAGGGCAAGTTATTGGTATCTTG from Candidatus Roizmanbacteria bacterium CG_4_9_14_0_2_um_filter_38_17 harbors:
- the xseB gene encoding exodeoxyribonuclease VII small subunit, whose protein sequence is MNKITKPSKLSEDFAELEQITSKFENEEINLEEGIPLFKRGLKLAKELKNRITSIENEITEIKDDFADLD
- a CDS encoding phosphopyruvate hydratase, which gives rise to MKIKNILAAEILDSRGNPTVEAVVELESGAKGWAAVPSGASTGTYEALELRDGDMTRYGGKGVLRAVENVQGSIAKSLQGKDVTDQRYIDKVLLDLDGTENKSNLGANAILAASLACARAGAVFQDKPLYRYLRETYWGNKQDWILPIPMLNVLNGGKHAFGSVDMQEFMIFPIGAESFSEGLRWGAEVFHVLKKILQDKGLSVGVGDEGGFMPKLRSNKTALEFLINAIEVAGYKPGKQVSLAIDPAASEFYRDNKYILSVEDQVLDTKEMVELYTNWSREYPIISMEDIFAEDDWEGFSAITAKIGDKVQIVGDDLFVTNVKRLKEGIEKKAANSILIKVNQIGTLSETVDAINMAVENGMSAIISHRSGETEDSFIADLVVAANTGQIKTGAPNRSERVVKYNRLLQIERELAGKSRLAKFPY
- the xseA gene encoding exodeoxyribonuclease VII large subunit, producing MSIIITLCYNMKVENKGVLSVSEFNELINVYLSTMGEVNVKGEISQFRISQNKWIFLTIKDNAATVEVFGTIYNISNHRELEEGMVVQIIGTPRLYQKSGRFSIFANQISPSGTGALALAFEKLKQRLEKEGLFDPNRKRQLPEFPERIGLITAKGSRAYSDFAKILLERMGGLKIYFYPVSVQGADSTQSIIRAFTYFNQNNLNLDLLVLTRGGGNLEDLVSFNDEAVVRAVFTSKIPVVCAVGHEEDISLSDLAADLRASTPSNAAELIVRQRSELLTHIQSQARLIELGLNDIISESKRRVFQSISQLKNHVDQYLFRMQKHIVNFTNQYANFKHKLVLKSQQLETLIRILQNLDYRNLLAKGYSIAYTKDKKILRSKSQLKSNENMYTIVADGKIHSTVIKIE
- a CDS encoding response regulator gives rise to the protein MQKHILIVDDGNLGQIVLAEKLRHSGYLVSVAGNGKDALELLPTTMIDLIIVDIIMPIMDGGEFLIKLSNTDFSNTPTIVMTNFAEAAELYEIRDYITKMDTSLDSIVTMVENKLFN